A genome region from Salvelinus alpinus chromosome 26, SLU_Salpinus.1, whole genome shotgun sequence includes the following:
- the LOC139554340 gene encoding uncharacterized protein, whose amino-acid sequence MLPLRERKKGWGTVVEEEGSGTVEEEEEEQSGTVEEEGSGTVEEEEQSGTVEEEEGSGTVEVEEGSGTVEEEEGSGTVEEEGVRNSGGGGVGNSGGGGAVRNSGVGGVGNSGGGGGVRNSRGGGGVGNSGGGGAPEF is encoded by the exons ATGTTgcccctgagagagagaaagaagggttgGGGAacagtggtggaggaggaggggtcgggaacagtggaggaggaggaggaggagcagtcaggaacagtggaggaggaggggtcgggaacagtggaggaggaggagcagtcaggaacagtggaggaggaggaggggtcggGAACagtagaggtggaggaggggtcgggaacagtggaggaggaggaggggtcgggaacagtggaggaggagggggtcaggaacagtggaggaggaggggtcgggaacagtggaggaggaggagcggtCAGGAACAGTGGAGTAGGAGGGGTCGGGAacagtggtggaggaggaggggtcaggaacagtagaggaggaggaggggtcgggaacagtggaggaggaggagcg cctgaattctaa